A single window of Chloracidobacterium thermophilum B DNA harbors:
- a CDS encoding MerR family transcriptional regulator yields the protein MVSIHKAAELLGVSAQTLRRWEREGRLLPDERTPGGRRRYDPAVSRVVPRPGNGAAHHR from the coding sequence ATGGTCAGTATCCACAAAGCGGCCGAGTTGCTGGGTGTTTCAGCTCAGACCCTGCGACGCTGGGAACGCGAAGGGCGGCTTTTGCCCGACGAACGCACGCCGGGTGGGCGCCGGCGGTATGACCCGGCTGTGTCCCGCGTCGTTCCGCGGCCGGGAAACGGCGCGGCGCACCATCGCTGA
- a CDS encoding prolipoprotein diacylglyceryl transferase, which translates to MFPELFEIPGTGFIINTYGVLLAIGFLSGMWLAGRFAVADGLPRGEVLDIVLYALIASLVGSRVLLVVVEWESFHRDWRAIFSLDVLRSGGVFYGGLLAAIAASLLLVRWRGLDWWRVADACAPGIALGQFFGRLGCFAAGCCWGRPTTAWCGVRFSERGHELTGVPYGIPLHPTQLYESVATLGLCLALGWLFHRRRFRGQIILAYLFGYAVIRFVIEIWRDDPRGAIGPFSTSQAIALGCAAFAVGAWLVRRRQAATATDADAAAVPSSLPPASPPSSPSLLPPES; encoded by the coding sequence ATGTTTCCCGAACTGTTCGAGATTCCCGGCACAGGCTTCATCATCAACACCTACGGCGTGTTGCTCGCCATTGGCTTTCTCAGCGGCATGTGGCTGGCCGGACGGTTTGCCGTTGCCGATGGTCTGCCCCGTGGTGAGGTGCTGGACATCGTGCTGTATGCGCTCATCGCCTCGCTGGTCGGGTCGCGGGTGCTGCTCGTCGTGGTCGAATGGGAGAGCTTTCACAGGGACTGGCGGGCCATCTTCTCGCTCGATGTGCTGCGCTCCGGCGGGGTCTTCTACGGCGGACTGCTGGCGGCAATTGCGGCCAGTCTGTTGCTTGTCCGGTGGCGCGGACTTGACTGGTGGCGGGTGGCGGACGCCTGTGCGCCCGGCATTGCCCTGGGGCAGTTCTTCGGCCGCCTGGGATGTTTTGCCGCCGGCTGCTGCTGGGGACGGCCTACCACCGCCTGGTGTGGGGTGCGCTTCTCTGAACGCGGGCATGAACTGACCGGCGTGCCCTACGGTATCCCCCTCCATCCGACCCAACTCTACGAGAGCGTGGCCACACTCGGCCTCTGCCTGGCGCTGGGCTGGCTTTTCCACCGGCGGCGGTTTCGCGGGCAGATCATCCTGGCGTACCTGTTTGGCTATGCTGTCATCCGGTTCGTGATTGAAATCTGGCGTGACGATCCGCGTGGCGCTATCGGGCCGTTTTCCACTTCGCAGGCCATTGCCCTGGGCTGCGCTGCCTTTGCCGTCGGGGCCTGGCTGGTCCGGCGGCGGCAGGCAGCAACGGCCACCGATGCTGACGCGGCTGCCGTGCCGTCATCGCTTCCGCCAGCTTCACCGCCGTCGTCACCGTCCTTGCTTCCCCCCGAATCCTGA
- a CDS encoding ABC transporter ATP-binding protein, with translation MSTARAASTAPLVSAPQKEKFDKKAAARDTARLMAKYGAPYLPYFALAFFCLLGAGSLALIYPLFVGTLFGSIFSPDKPSALAPLLNLVSGWLTALFPGYRLSPLDPVLALLTGILVVQSVLSFGRTYLLNYVGEKLVADVRRDLYRHLLSLDITFFANRRTGELTSRIASDVTAIQNSVTLSLAEALRQVIVFTGGTAFLFWIDWRLASLLLALIPVLVVSFAFFGRSIRRRSTRVQDALAEATAILEETIAGIRTVQSFTREPYEVNRYESHITRSLHEALGRALARGLFNAAIVFVLFGGFVGLLWYSGNQVLEGKLTAEQLIQFLFYAAWVGGALGTLAEYYGEFNQTIGASRRVVELFDTKPVISDAPDARSVPEVRGLVEISEARFTYPGRTEPALDGISITARPGEVIALVGPSGAGKSTLIALIPRFYDLTSGSIRVDGLDVRQWKLADLRANIGVVPQETTLFSGTVYDNITYGKLDATPEDVERVARAAHAHEFITAFPQGYQTIVGERGVKLSGGQRQRIAIARALLKDPRILILDEATSSLDSESEHYVQAALDVLMEGRTTFVIAHRLSTVQRATRIVVMAHGRIVEEGTHKELLAREGIYKKLYKLQFRDVPEWILQEAGLPETPVLESTRAALR, from the coding sequence ATGTCCACGGCACGCGCGGCTTCGACCGCACCACTCGTTTCTGCCCCACAAAAGGAAAAATTCGACAAAAAGGCGGCGGCCAGAGACACCGCCCGGCTCATGGCGAAGTATGGCGCGCCCTATCTGCCCTACTTTGCCCTGGCGTTCTTCTGTCTTCTTGGGGCAGGCAGCCTGGCGCTCATCTACCCGCTGTTTGTCGGCACGCTGTTTGGTTCGATCTTTTCACCCGACAAACCCTCGGCGCTCGCACCGCTGCTGAATCTTGTTTCAGGCTGGCTGACGGCGTTGTTTCCCGGCTACCGCCTCTCGCCGCTCGATCCGGTGTTGGCCCTGCTGACAGGCATTCTGGTGGTGCAGTCCGTCCTGAGTTTTGGCCGCACCTATCTGCTCAACTACGTGGGGGAAAAGCTGGTCGCCGACGTGCGCCGGGACCTCTACCGGCATCTGCTTTCGCTGGACATCACGTTTTTCGCCAACCGGCGCACCGGCGAACTCACCTCCCGGATTGCTTCGGATGTCACGGCCATTCAGAACAGCGTCACGCTGAGCCTGGCGGAAGCCCTGCGGCAGGTCATCGTGTTCACCGGGGGAACGGCATTTCTGTTCTGGATTGACTGGCGTCTGGCCAGCCTGCTGCTTGCGCTTATTCCGGTGCTCGTGGTGAGTTTCGCCTTCTTTGGGCGCAGCATCCGGCGGCGCAGCACGCGCGTCCAGGATGCCCTGGCCGAGGCCACGGCCATTCTCGAAGAAACCATTGCCGGTATCCGCACGGTGCAGTCCTTCACCCGTGAGCCTTATGAAGTCAACCGCTACGAATCACATATCACCCGCTCGCTCCACGAGGCCCTGGGTCGCGCCCTGGCCCGTGGACTGTTCAATGCGGCAATTGTGTTTGTGCTGTTCGGCGGTTTTGTCGGGCTGCTCTGGTACAGCGGCAATCAGGTTCTGGAAGGCAAGCTCACCGCCGAGCAACTCATCCAGTTTTTGTTTTACGCCGCCTGGGTTGGTGGGGCGCTGGGAACGCTCGCCGAATACTACGGCGAGTTCAATCAGACCATTGGCGCGTCGCGGCGCGTCGTCGAACTCTTTGACACCAAACCTGTGATTAGCGACGCCCCCGATGCCCGTTCCGTGCCGGAAGTCCGGGGACTGGTTGAAATCAGCGAAGCTCGTTTCACTTACCCCGGACGGACGGAACCAGCTCTGGATGGCATCAGCATCACGGCCCGTCCCGGTGAAGTCATCGCGCTGGTGGGGCCAAGCGGGGCTGGCAAATCCACCCTGATTGCGCTCATCCCCCGGTTTTATGACCTTACCTCCGGCAGCATCCGTGTGGACGGCCTTGACGTACGGCAGTGGAAACTTGCCGACCTGCGCGCCAACATTGGCGTCGTCCCCCAGGAAACGACGCTCTTCAGCGGGACGGTGTATGACAACATCACCTATGGCAAGCTGGATGCGACGCCGGAGGACGTGGAGCGTGTCGCCCGCGCTGCGCATGCCCACGAGTTCATCACGGCGTTTCCCCAGGGGTATCAGACCATTGTCGGTGAGCGCGGGGTCAAGCTTTCCGGCGGACAGCGGCAACGGATTGCCATTGCGCGGGCGCTGCTCAAGGACCCACGGATTCTCATCCTCGACGAGGCGACGAGTTCCCTGGATTCGGAGTCGGAACACTACGTTCAGGCGGCCCTCGATGTCCTGATGGAAGGGCGTACGACCTTTGTCATTGCCCACCGGCTGTCCACGGTCCAGCGGGCCACGCGCATTGTCGTCATGGCGCATGGGCGCATCGTGGAAGAAGGCACGCACAAGGAACTGCTGGCGCGCGAGGGGATATACAAAAAGCTCTACAAACTTCAGTTCCGCGATGTGCCCGAGTGGATTCTGCAGGAAGCCGGGCTACCGGAAACGCCGGTATTGGAATCCACCCGGGCCGCTCTGCGGTAG
- the adhP gene encoding alcohol dehydrogenase AdhP, which produces MLPNKMRAAVVHEFGKPLAIEEMDVPRPGPGQVLIKVVTSGVCHTDLHAADGDWPIKPKLPLVPGHEGAGYVAAVGDQVTSVKEGDRVGVPWLHDACGLCDYCLTGWETLCEHQHNTGYSVDGGFAEYVLAPAAYVGHIPDNLDFATASPVLCAGVTTYKAIKETQARPGEWLVVIGVGGLGHMAVQYAKAMGLHVGAVDIASDKLELARQLGAEVTVNAKEEDPVAAIKRQTGGGAHGVVVAAVSAAIFRQAVGMLRRGGTCSMVGLPPGDFPLPIFDVVLNRLTIRGSIVGTRKDLQESLQFAAEGKVKPNIELQPLEQVNNVFERMKHGQINGRVVLNVGLNGTA; this is translated from the coding sequence ATGCTGCCAAACAAAATGCGTGCTGCTGTGGTTCACGAGTTTGGAAAGCCCCTGGCTATTGAAGAAATGGATGTGCCCCGTCCAGGGCCCGGACAAGTGCTGATCAAGGTCGTCACTAGCGGAGTCTGTCACACGGATTTGCACGCCGCCGATGGCGACTGGCCCATCAAGCCAAAACTTCCCCTGGTGCCTGGTCACGAAGGGGCTGGCTATGTGGCGGCTGTTGGCGATCAGGTGACTTCCGTCAAGGAAGGCGACCGGGTGGGTGTGCCCTGGCTGCACGACGCCTGCGGGCTGTGTGACTACTGCCTGACCGGCTGGGAGACGCTGTGCGAGCACCAGCACAACACAGGGTACTCCGTGGACGGCGGCTTTGCTGAATATGTCCTGGCACCAGCGGCCTATGTCGGACACATCCCGGACAATCTTGATTTCGCTACGGCATCACCGGTGTTGTGCGCCGGGGTGACGACCTACAAGGCCATCAAGGAAACCCAGGCGCGTCCGGGTGAATGGCTGGTCGTCATCGGCGTGGGCGGCCTTGGACACATGGCGGTGCAGTATGCCAAGGCCATGGGGCTGCACGTCGGGGCGGTGGATATTGCCTCCGACAAGCTCGAACTGGCCCGGCAGCTTGGTGCTGAAGTGACGGTCAACGCCAAAGAAGAAGACCCGGTGGCAGCTATCAAGCGTCAGACCGGTGGTGGAGCACATGGTGTTGTCGTTGCTGCTGTCTCAGCCGCCATTTTCCGTCAGGCTGTTGGTATGCTCCGGCGCGGCGGGACATGTTCGATGGTCGGGCTACCACCGGGGGATTTTCCTCTGCCGATTTTTGACGTGGTGCTCAACCGCCTGACCATACGCGGCTCAATTGTCGGAACGCGCAAGGATTTGCAGGAAAGCCTGCAATTCGCCGCCGAGGGGAAGGTCAAGCCAAACATCGAACTCCAGCCGCTGGAGCAGGTCAATAACGTGTTCGAGCGGATGAAGCATGGTCAAATCAACGGGCGGGTGGTGCTCAACGTTGGTCTCAACGGAACGGCCTGA
- a CDS encoding NAD(P)H-dependent glycerol-3-phosphate dehydrogenase produces MYPAQRIAVIGAGSWGTALALVAAARPASDGTPRTVTLWGHRPEHIATLCATRENQPYLPGFRLPENILPTAELAAALDGAQIVLLVVPSHVTRSVLMAMRPHITPTMVFVSATKGIETDTLMRMSEVAFDVWHDLFEPRYVTLSGPNFAYEVAKGDPTATVVAAFAPRWGEYVQSELSTPNFRLYYNQDITGVEIAGASKNVIAMAAGVMVGLGFGHNTVVTLITRGLAEITRLAVALGARVETLSGLAGVGDLFLTATGALSRNRYVGVELGRGRHLDDILAGMTNVAEGVKTTKAIHALAQKHRVDMPMTRGMYQVLYEGRSVQDAMAEIMGRPLRREY; encoded by the coding sequence ATGTATCCTGCCCAGCGAATTGCCGTGATTGGCGCCGGAAGTTGGGGAACGGCGCTGGCTTTGGTCGCGGCCGCGCGTCCGGCCTCCGATGGCACGCCCCGTACCGTCACCCTCTGGGGGCATCGCCCGGAACACATCGCCACCCTCTGTGCCACCCGTGAAAACCAGCCCTACCTGCCGGGCTTTCGGTTGCCGGAAAACATCCTCCCCACAGCCGAGCTGGCGGCAGCTCTCGATGGCGCCCAGATTGTCCTGCTCGTCGTGCCATCGCACGTCACACGCAGCGTCCTGATGGCCATGCGCCCCCACATCACACCCACCATGGTATTTGTCAGTGCCACCAAGGGCATCGAGACGGACACCCTGATGCGCATGTCGGAAGTGGCTTTCGATGTCTGGCATGACCTTTTCGAGCCGCGCTACGTCACCCTTTCCGGCCCCAACTTTGCCTACGAGGTGGCGAAGGGCGATCCGACGGCGACCGTCGTCGCGGCTTTTGCGCCCCGCTGGGGGGAGTATGTCCAGAGCGAACTCAGTACGCCCAACTTCCGCCTGTACTACAACCAGGACATCACCGGCGTCGAGATTGCCGGCGCGTCAAAGAACGTCATTGCCATGGCGGCCGGCGTCATGGTGGGGCTGGGTTTCGGCCACAACACCGTCGTCACGCTCATCACCCGCGGACTGGCGGAAATAACGCGCCTAGCCGTGGCGCTTGGCGCGCGGGTCGAGACGCTGTCCGGCCTGGCCGGAGTCGGCGATCTCTTTCTGACAGCAACCGGCGCGCTTTCCCGCAACCGGTACGTTGGCGTCGAACTCGGCCGGGGACGCCACCTCGATGACATCCTCGCCGGTATGACCAATGTGGCCGAAGGCGTCAAAACCACGAAAGCCATCCATGCCCTGGCGCAGAAGCATCGGGTAGATATGCCCATGACACGCGGCATGTATCAGGTGCTGTACGAAGGCCGCAGCGTCCAGGACGCCATGGCCGAAATCATGGGGCGTCCGCTGCGGCGCGAGTACTGA
- a CDS encoding HAD family hydrolase produces the protein MKLSDFAAVIFDMDGLLIDTETLYCQSWQRAAADCGFVITPHFYEQLVGRSRADALQIVLEHFGDQVPMPDFHERVLHYETVCFAEAPIPVKPGAWEMIAAVDAQLLPKALATSTHRPAARQRLARTGLDRHFHIIVTGDEVPRPKPAPDIYLAACERLGVLPRDVLAFEDSEPGVQAAYAAGVTVIMVPDFKAPSPEIQARTARIFPSLTLALDSLCG, from the coding sequence ATGAAGTTGAGCGATTTTGCAGCGGTCATCTTCGATATGGATGGCCTGCTGATTGATACGGAAACCCTGTACTGCCAGTCGTGGCAGCGGGCGGCGGCAGATTGTGGTTTTGTCATTACACCACACTTTTATGAACAGCTCGTGGGACGTTCCCGTGCCGATGCCCTTCAGATTGTGCTGGAGCATTTCGGCGATCAGGTTCCGATGCCGGATTTTCACGAGCGCGTGCTGCACTACGAGACGGTCTGCTTTGCCGAAGCGCCCATTCCTGTCAAGCCGGGCGCGTGGGAGATGATCGCGGCCGTGGATGCCCAACTGTTGCCCAAGGCGCTGGCGACCTCAACGCACCGCCCGGCAGCCCGGCAGCGTTTGGCGCGCACGGGGTTGGATCGGCACTTTCACATTATTGTGACTGGCGACGAGGTACCACGTCCCAAACCGGCGCCGGACATTTACTTGGCAGCCTGTGAACGGCTGGGTGTATTGCCCCGGGATGTGCTGGCTTTTGAGGATTCCGAACCGGGTGTCCAGGCAGCCTATGCTGCCGGTGTCACGGTCATCATGGTGCCCGACTTCAAGGCGCCATCACCTGAAATTCAAGCTCGCACCGCCCGCATTTTTCCGTCGCTGACACTGGCACTTGACTCCCTGTGTGGATAG